The DNA window ATTATGAAAAATTCTTCATCCATTATTTATTTGATATAATACTATGTATGAAAACAGCAACAATTATCGACTTGATTGTAGATTCCAACGTACATACCCAATCTATGAATCATATTATAAAACAACAACATATTTCCCAACGTATGCGGCGGCGACTGCGAAATGACGGCATTATAACAGTCAATGGATATACAGCAACGTGGAATACCCTCGTACATGGAGGTGACCATCTCGTTATGAAATTAACCCCTGAACAAGAGTTTAGTTTAAGCCCTATGGACCTCGATATCGTATACGAAGATGAATATATTTTAGTCATCAATAAAGAGGCAGGTATTCTGATGCATCCCACCTCAACGGTACGAGATCATACCTTAGCAAACGGCGTTCTACATTACTACCAAGAGACAAATCAGCATTATGATTTCCATCCTGTCCATCGATTAGATAAAGACACCTCTGGAATTGTTATCATCGCCAAAACCTCTATAGTCCAACATGCTTTCGATAAAAAGCGTACTCATTTCCATAAAAACTACGACGCTATAGTAGAAGGTCAATTACCTACTAATCACATAAGCGTACAGTGGACTATAGGACGTAAACCAGGTAGTATTATCGAGCGTTGCTGCACGAATGAAGGTAAACCTGCTCATACAGATATAACTGTCATTGAGAGTAATACCATTGTAAAGAATAAGATGGAGCAATGCTTTACCCATGTGCAATGTTTATTACATACGGGGCGCACTCATCAAATTCGGGTCCATCTATCTCAACTAGGATACCCCCTTGCTGGCGATGATCTGTACGGTGGCCACTTAGAATATATTCAGCGTCAAGCACTCCATGCGTCACGGGTTAGCTTTTACCATCCCATGACGGATGAATGGCTAGAATTACAGGCATCTATACCATCGGATATGGAGTCATTACTCACCAATTGAGCTA is part of the Veillonella sp. genome and encodes:
- a CDS encoding RluA family pseudouridine synthase; this encodes MKTATIIDLIVDSNVHTQSMNHIIKQQHISQRMRRRLRNDGIITVNGYTATWNTLVHGGDHLVMKLTPEQEFSLSPMDLDIVYEDEYILVINKEAGILMHPTSTVRDHTLANGVLHYYQETNQHYDFHPVHRLDKDTSGIVIIAKTSIVQHAFDKKRTHFHKNYDAIVEGQLPTNHISVQWTIGRKPGSIIERCCTNEGKPAHTDITVIESNTIVKNKMEQCFTHVQCLLHTGRTHQIRVHLSQLGYPLAGDDLYGGHLEYIQRQALHASRVSFYHPMTDEWLELQASIPSDMESLLTN